One Citrus sinensis cultivar Valencia sweet orange chromosome 5, DVS_A1.0, whole genome shotgun sequence genomic window, gttccctggcccacaaggttctaaggcagggatatttctggccgacAATGCACCGGGATGCGCAAGAGAAGACCAGGAGTTGTGTAagctgccagagttttgcAAATTTCTCTAACCAGCCCccagagaagctcacctcTATGGCCTCCCCTTGGCCATTTGCTCGATGGGGAATTgatctgatcggcccattgccaaagggacgaggagcagcaacacatgcaatagttgctatagattacttcacgaagtggatagaggtagaggcccttagcaggatcacagagaagaaaacaacagacttcgtgtggagaaacctggtctgtcgatacgggatcccttatgccttggtaacggataatggcaggcagttcgataatcacagcttcagggatttctgccagaacctcgggatagagctgaagtattgctcgcctgctcaccctcaatcgaatggacaagtagaagcagccaacaagaccatcaagaggcttttgaaaaccaggctcggagcaaaaaagggtgtgtgggttgacgagctgccaggtgtgctatgggcatacagaacaacccacaaaaccgcAACTGGGGAGACACCTTTCGCTTTGGCTTTCGGACATGAAGCGGTCGTGCCGGCTGAGATAGGAACGACCACACACCGGACAAATCATTTCAATGAGCAGGAgaacgacgagcagatatgtttgaatcttgatctgctAGCGGAGAGGAGGGAGCAAGCAGCCAAGCGATCAGGCATTTACCAACAGAGGGTTGCTCGGTATTACAACCAGAAGGTGAACATACGGCAATTCAGGGTCGGAGACTGGGTACTgagaagagtgaatcagagcaccaaagattcgactcaaggagtgctgggaccgaattgggaagggccatatagagtcaagcagatagcgggacccggagcttacaagctggttcGCGCAGACGGCCACGAGgtgaaacgcccatggaacgcagcacacctccggaaatacttccagtaagaTTTGTACACATGTGAAAGCTATTTTCGCTCATGTTCATTACCGTTTATCTTTCACCCTTATTGTCAAAGCAAGTTCATGTAAAACCAAAACCTGCAATTGATGGAACTTGAAACTgtaagaaaaatcaaaggcacgcaaaggctcaccaagtctcaaagcctgtcttatggcgagacagaagccaagcgtgccaggatctgctcggccacgagaaggcagcagaatctcAATCCTCGAAAAATCCAAGGCAcacaaaggctcaccaagtctcaaagcctgttttatggcgagacagaagccaagcatgccaggatctgctcggccacgagaaggcagcagaatcccaatcctcgaaaaacccaaggcacgcaaaggctcaccaagtctcaaagtctgttttatggcgagacagaagccaagcgtgccaggatctgctcggccacgagaaggcagcagaatcccaatcctcgaaaaatccaaggcacgcaaaggctcaccaagtctcaaagcatgtcttatggcgagacagaagccaagcgtgccaggatctgctcgaccacgagaaggcagcagaatcccaatcctcgaaaaacccaaggcacgcaaaggctcaccaagtttcaaagcctgtcttatggcgagacagaagccaagcgtgccaggatctgctcggccacgagaaggcagcagaatcccaatcctcgaaaaaTCCAAGGCACGCAAAgtctcaccaagtctcaaagcctgtcttatggcgagacagaagccaagcgtgccaggatctgctcggccacgagaaggcagcagaatcccaatcctcgaaaaacccaaggcacgcaaaggctcaccgagtctcaaagcctgtcttatggcgagacagaagccaagcatggcgggatctgctcgaccgcgtaaaggcgagcagaatcccgaACATCggaaaattttctaaggcagGTGGCGAAACCATATACCAAGCCATAGCCAGCTCGACCAGACGAAGACGAGCAGGCTCTCGTAATTACCACACAAGAGAGTAATCAAAAacatttctattaatttgttaataattaacaaagcaGATAATCTTCACAAACATTGTTCATTACAATACAAGAAACATATCAGGAAGGTTGTGGATCAGTAAGCCCAGCAGCGTCGGTTGGCTGGACCTCCTCAGGTGCAGGAGGAGTATCACCAGTTGCATCCAGAGGGGCGCTCGCCTCGCCAACATCAGCAGGGACtgcacgaggaggagagtCTCCCTCCTCAATCACGATCGGCTCTACCCCTTCGGCATCTTCCTTGGCCGCCTCCTCGTCCATATGTTGAGCAacaccagctgcaaggtcatccatcttcagatcAGGGTGTTGCTTTCCGAGGACGGCCATGATACAACGATAGGAATGCCGAAATCCATGGTCGTACTGGTTGTCGGCCtccctctccaagttctcTACATGAGCTCGGTGGGAATCGCGGagagattcgagctgagcctcATACATAGCCCTCTGCCCTTGGAGATCCTCCTTAACCTTGGTCAGCTCCTCCTCGAGGgtaatggcttttgcttgagcaagaGACTCTTGCTCTATCAGCTTGAGGTTCTCAACGTTTAGCTCCCCCGCTTTTTTCTCGGCAACGTCAGCTCTGGTCGTCGCCGATTGAAtgtcctccttcatcttcctgtCGTAACGGCCTACCTTGGCCTTATAGTAGGTGGCCATGCAGCTGAGATGGAAAGCGCTATACTGCATGGCTCCCACCAGCTCGCCCAGGGTACAACCGTCAAAGCCCTCCAGGTCCTTCTTGCTCACGAGTTTAGACAACTCATTGAGATAGGGAACCAAGTGTTCTGGTCAGCTGTCGGGTAAGCGAGACCGAGGCACAACAGGTGGAGAAGAGGAAGCAGGATCAGTGGCTGCTCCACTGGATTCCCCGACTTTAGCAGAGGCAGGAGGGAGGAACCTGCTGCACGATGTTCTTTCGCTTCGCAGCGGGAGCATCTTTGTCCTGGTCCCTATCGGTTGTTGGAGGCCGAGAGCGTTTCCTGGTCAGAGCTCCAATCACTGCGTCCTCCATCTTATGGCCAGGAAGTATCAACCGAGACTCGAGTAAGTTGTATGTAGATAGCAGTTCTCGGCTCGAGCAGGAATTGGCCAGTACAGCCTCGACCCGTTTAAGCTGACCAGGTCGGAGCGGGAAGTGAACACCCCAGGAAACTACAGCACAAACAGACACTTGGTTAGAGACAAACCAATACAGCAAGAACAATTATGGATACAAGACATCTAAAgcgagcaggcaacctgggaccGTGAAACGGGGTGGGACGCGACAATCCTTCCCGTCTATTTGTGCAACTTGACCCCAGggacccccagcaaaaaagaatttcctcttccaagtcccaccaccaccagttggAAGATCAGTTATGGGTTTCCTGCTCTTGGTACCAGATTGGAAGTAGTACCAGCCGGCATCTTTAGGGTTGCTCTTCAGCTGGTACAGgtgcttcacctcatcaaccgtgggctcgctttggcaacatctgtcccacaatatgaacagaccagagagcACTCTCCACCCGTTGGGGTTCAGCTGACCAGGAGCCAGATTTAGCCCGTTAAGTATCCGGGCAAAGTAAGGCTGCAAGGGACACCTCAGCCCATACTTAAAGCTCTCCAGATACAGGGTAACGTATCCCCTAGGAGGCCGGCTAGGTGTATCCTTCTTTCCTGGGATCTTAAGAGGTATCTCACCAGGAATACTATACCTAAGTCGGAGGTCATTGAGCTCGTCAAACGTGGTCGTACACGACATGTAATCAATGGCATAATCACGCGACAAGGCTCTACCTCCTACTGTACCCCGTTCTTCTGGTCGTGATGTTCCAGATGGAGACACCTCACCAGAATCACCTTCCCCCTTCTCACTCAAGGTGCCTCCAGAGCCAGAAGATCCCTCTTCACCACTACTTCCGCTCGTGGAGGTCGTTTGGGGGGACATCCTCCTAGCGCTAGTCCCGACACTAGACCTAGTGGGTTCTAAGGGGGCCCCGGGGTCAAAAGTAGAATCAGCGGGTAGACTAGGCAAAAAACCTAGTTCGTCGTCACCAACCTCAACGACCTTCTCCTTACCCTTCGACATATCCTAAGTTCTAACCAAAACACCACCGCCAACTACAACCTCAAGCAAAGCagagagaaaggaaattaCCTACAACTAACCAATACcgagaaaatagaagaaatacctGAAGCAGGGACTCGGTCAGAGAGAGACAGGGATGACAGTTTTGGTGCCGAGGTTCATTCGCCGGAGAGACAAGAATGG contains:
- the LOC127902459 gene encoding uncharacterized protein LOC127902459, encoding MSKGKEKVVEVGDDELGFLPSLPADSTFDPGAPLEPTRSSVGTSARRMSPQTTSTSGSSGEEGSSGSGGTLSEKGEGDSGEVSPSGTSRPEERGTVGGRALSRDYAIDYMSCTTTFDELNDLRLRYSIPGEIPLKIPGKKDTPSRPPRGYVTLYLESFKYGLRCPLQPYFARILNGLNLAPGQLNPNGWRVLSVSWGVHFPLRPGQLKRVEAVLANSCSSRELLSTYNLLESRLILPGHKMEDAVIGALTRKRSRPPTTDRDQDKDAPAAKRKNIVQQKDLEGFDGCTLGELVGAMQYSAFHLSCMATYYKAKVGRYDRKMKEDIQSATTRADVAEKKAGELNVENLKLIEQESLAQAKAITLEEELTKVKEDLQGQRAMYEAQLESLRDSHRAHVENLEREADNQYDHGFRHSYRCIMAVLGKQHPDLKMDDLAAGVAQHMDEEAAKEDAEGVEPIVIEEGDSPPRAVPADVGEASAPLDATGDTPPAPEEVQPTDAAGLTDPQPS